Part of the Aquarana catesbeiana isolate 2022-GZ linkage group LG06, ASM4218655v1, whole genome shotgun sequence genome is shown below.
CTCCAACTTGGGGCTCAGCCAGGTCCaatcagattcaggatctgatGACACACAACACCAAGAGGAAAGTGTTGTATGCGAAATAGCAGATGGAAAAAGCATTACAAAAAGTGAAGCAGAGTCCTCTGCTGTTGTAATGCCTTCCTTACCAGAGGAAGGTGTGTCCTGTGTATGCTCTGCATGTTAATTGCTCCCTGAATCCAGCGTAAATGCTCATCCGAGGCTGTTTCATTCTTATGTGTTGCCATGATTATTGGCTTTGCTGTTTTCCTAAGCTCACTGCAATTTGTTGTCTGTCATGGACAGCACAAAGCGTCTCCTACCTCTGTAGCTGATTTCAGGTTACTTTGCCATGATACAAACATGCTTTGCTGCTAAGCTGTTGCTTTGTGTTAGTCTCTCTTCTGCCATGTTAGACGTGTTTGCCAGTCACTTTGCTGATGACTATATacctctctgttttatttttgatTCATTTATTAAATTCTTACATTAGTTCTAACTTTTTTTTCATAGAGGCTCAGTTTTCCAACTTGATTTTATATCTCATTTGTTAATGttcaattttaattttgtttattttgtttatgttgtctcttgattctttttttttttttttttttttaaacaattaccgttttcttttttaaagcatgTCTTCTTCCATTCATTGCAGTCTGCGGCTGCTCATTATAAAGCTATGCTATACGTTAGCATTCTTTTTTCTTGCCTTGATAGATGTGGAGTTTTGTTGTTTCTTTTCTTCTGTATGTAGTCGCATATGTATTATTGAATATATGATGTTTTAACAGAGCCATTCAAATAGATTTATGACACACCTAATCTAATTTATTACAAACAAACCTTAAGGGCAAGAAGTACATTTGTTGTCCATAACAACCATTCAGATTCCTTGTTTCCTCTTATATCTTGATCTGCTTTGCATAAAAAGGTTAACAGAATCTGATTGTATGCTGTGGGGAATAATAAAATTTGAAATTGTACATTTTTAAGACCGATAAACCAGATACCAGATTAAGTAACTGGAATAGAAAATTACCTTTGTCTAGTTAAATGGGATATGTGACCCTTTCTGTTTTAAAGGTGCATGCTCCAGGGTTGTCATTGTAATTCTGCTTTCACTAATTGGTGAGTCATTGACCTTGAATATGACCTATATATAACCCATAACTCAGCAACGAAAGATCATAAATTCAATTCTTGACATGTTCCTTTTAAATAATTAATCTAAAAGGATGGGGAATGGAACATAATTTCTCCTAGAACATCTGTTTCCAATGGGGTTAAAGAAAATTtaagtacatatacatatataataccATGATCATTTTAAACAGCACTTTCTTTAAatatcttctcttcttcattttctgtaTCACCTACCGTAAGAAATGTGTTAAAGTTCACGCAAAATAGAAGCAAAGTGACAGGTACCTGTAAAATTATTTGTAGTTTGTTGTACATTTCATAAAATGATTACCAGAAAACCCAGACTCTACAATCCATCTGAACAACTGGTGCAAAATTTAGTTTAGCCACTGGGCCAGCAGGCAAGATCTTATGTTGTAGCACTGTGGCTTGTTGGTGCAGTCACATACTGATCATGTATGGGCCGATAGTGTCATCTGTGGGCTTTTTACAGATGTATATATGAACATATGTGATAATCATCCAATTGACTTCCAAATGGTTATTACACATTTTTTGTTGGTGTAAAAAAAGAATTGCAGAGCCAAATAGATTTCAAGAGAAATAGTTAATCTGTCAGTGAATTAGAGGTTTACAAacaagtgtttatatatatatatatatatatatatatatatatatatatatatatgagatggaCTACTTTTATAAACTTTGCATGCCACATTCATTTGTTTGATGTAATACCTTGCAACTATGCTGTGTCTTCCAGAAAACCCAGGTTAAATACCTGTTTTGTTagtgctttttgttttttaaagctgtTTGACAAAATTGGTCAAAATATGTCAAATTTATACTTTACTTTATGGAAGATCAAATATAGAAATGAGTGTAGGGGAAGATGGAGTACAATGGAGAAGAGaacatatttttaaaaagaaagcgtcatattttatatatgtatgaaACATATTCATAGTAGACACCAATGCAATGTTAAGTATACCTATAGTCATATATATCAGAATTAAAAAtgacaaattataaaaataaatacacccTCTAAAAATGTTCATAAAGCCCAATTTCATCAAGTTTTCTTTGTTTCAGGTTTGCCTAGAGTGGGTTAGAACTGCTGGGGAGGGTTCCCCTCATTTCCTCTTCCAGTGATATCCTGTCACATCATGACATGCAGCATGTCAGGAGAAAGGAACAATAGGAAATTTCAGTGGGGACACATGCATAATAAATATGATAAAAAGCTTCTACTTTTACCTTTCCTCATTTACTAAATATGTATTTATTGCTGTTTCAGTCTATGTTGGACAGGTTTCTTCTCCTCTCTGGTCCTGGTGGCATAGGGATAGGAAGTGAGAAGATATCTCCCAGCAGGAGAAGTCATTAGCTTTGCCCATTCTAATCAAGACTTATCGAAAAAGCTGaactttacatttttaaatgttgaTAACTGTCTTCGGAGGCAGCTGACGATACCTATTTCTAGTTTTATTTGATgtgtcacttgacacgtcacccACCAGAAACAAAGCATTAAGGAAGAGGCAGTCCTGGCTTGTACCAAAGAAATTGATTATCGGTGAATTCCTTGATTGGAAATGTAGCTCCTTTTATATCAGGGAATGATACAATTAAATGGTAGCATGCTTTTTATACCCGGGAAACAATTCTAGGAAAGGTTACAcaataaaacattttcaaaataGGTCTTTGGAGTACTGTGTCAGAAGAGAAATCCTGCAATGTGAATCGCTTATGTTGTTTTGATACTCTCTGTACTGTTTGTCATGTATTTACAGATGCACTGTAACCTGATTAATAAAACATATACTGTTCATACAAATCTAATATTACTTGGATCATAAATTCGAAGACAAGTACCAAAATTTGAATTGGATTTTTCCAAACTAAAATCAGATAGTGGAAGAGAGATTACCTTCTGCAATCACTTTGTCCCTGCTGTCAATGCAACACAATACAATGCAATAGAAATGCTGTATTTACtttccacattttttaaaattgtatcaCCTAAAAGTTACTATAGAAACTGCATTTTTTATCCTTCGTAGTAGCTTTGAGAAAATTTTTCTTTAAATTAAACTCAACTAAAACATGTAGGTGGAATGCTTTTTTAAGCAAAGGcagaaatgttattattaaaaatGTGCCTGAAGCCCATCCCCAGCCactgtttttagtgttttttttttttttttaactagtatactgtttttagttttttgtttttttattgttgcatttaACTTCATTACCAGAACAGGAAGACaaagatagcaataaaaaacattatgattttgtaagtgcaatatataGTCTGTTTGATGCAGCCTTCAACGCTCCAGTTAATGTTTTTGTACACCTTGTTAGAAAGTTTTAAAATTGTGGTATAATTCAATTGTGCCAGGTCAAGAAATAAAAAGTGAAGGCCCACTGATACAACCCTTATTACAGTAATGTACCCTTTACCACAGCACTTGGTAGTGCACCATACCGGAGTTATTGTGTAGCAGTGCCTTTAATTCTCACTGACATCCTGAGCCACAAGGGAAAATACCTGCAATGCAGCATACCACAACATATAGTAACACACAACAATGCATTCTGGTGCGCTGTGTTACCAAATGCATTACCCAATTAATGTGCTGCCTTAACACAACACTCAATAATGCATGACATAACGTGCAATAATGCATGTATGTTAAATGGACCGGCATGATGCAAAAGGCACTGCATGTTGATGTCTTGCCTAATTAAACAGCTCCTTTTCATAGCATCATTGTTCATCACCCCTACCTAAAATATTGACAATTCAGGTGCCCAGTACAGTGGCTTGATGTAGGGTTTGtatcttcacaaaaaaaaaaaaatattgaaaacaacgGTGTATACTTGCCCATAATATGCCATGTAGTATAATTTGGGTTATTCAGGTTACAGTGTACTGTAATCCCAGGTCCTGCTGTTTTACATATGAGCTGCTGTGCTTTCTGCTTTGTTACATTAATTGTAATGAACCTGTTCACAGAGGTATTTCTGATGAATGATTACTGGCTGATATGTTTTGAAAAAAAGTCAAACTTTTCTAGATTTGCTTTCAGCCTCGAAGATGGGGGCACAAGGACATACAGATTCTGTTCCTTCCTCCGTGGAAGTTGTTGAAGATATTCCATCTACTAAGAGCAAGACAGAGGAAGAACCAAAGCAAGATATCCTGGCATCACAAGTCCCTGAAAAAGATGTCAAGAAACCAGAGAAGGAAGATGACAAATTGCCTTCAGCGTTAGAAATGCCCAGCACTGATACAGTGTTTGAGGCTCCACATGGTTACTCATTTTCTATAGAACCATGCACCCCTACATCTCCTGAAGCTGAACAAGATTTTATGAAAGCTGAAACTGAAAGCAAAGATAACCTTTCAACATCCCCAACAAGCAATGTGAAGGAAAACCTTTTCTCTAGTTTCCCTTCAAGTGAAAGTTCTGTACCACTTTCGACTGTACATGATAGAGGGCTGGTTGTCAAAGATGAACTTTCTTTACATACCTCAATGCCAATGCTTGTCACAGATTCATTTGAGAAAGATGTTACAGATAAGACAGATTTCCCACAAATTACCAAAGATAGTGCCATTGAAAGTTTTCACAGTCAGCTGACTCAGCCAGAGGCAGAAAGCATTAGCATATTAAGTGCACAGATGAAAGAAGAGACACCTAGTTCAATGACATCAAGTGACGTGTCTAGTAAAGTTTCTGACAAACAACTTGATGAAAAAGAGGATGTTCACACCAAGCCTGGTGAAACAATAGGTGAAATAGACATTTTGCCAAAACAAGATGAAACTTTCAGTGACAAAGCTACTGATAATGAAAAGCAAATTAAAGATAAACAGGAAGCATCAGCAGTAGACACTTTTGAGATTCAAGATGGAAAAGAAATCATGTTGGAATCCCCTAAAGAAAAATCTTTACCAGAATCCAAGGATGATGGTAAAAATGTAGCCGAGCATAAAATCAAGCTGGAGGAGGATAAGTCTGGAATGTCCACATATTTTGAAACATCTGCTCTGAAAGAAGAAGTATTAGGAGATAGTGTTCAACAAAGTAGTGATTACTATGAGTTGACGGATGTCAAAGAACCCCCTTATGAAGCTGCTTCCATTCCACATATAGCTAAAGATGAAGATGAAGCGGAGAATGACTTAGCCCCAGTGGTTGAAAAAAAGGTCCGTGCGACTCATGAAGTAGGTTATAGTACTCTTACATCTGGAATGATGCATGCAAATGTATCTTCCGGGGATCGTTTGTTCACAATTGATCCAAATATCTATGCGGACAAATCAGAGTTCCTCAGTAAAAACAAAGATGATCTGACCCTCAGTCGTAGTTTAGGACTTGGTGGAAGATCTGCCATTGAGCAAAGAAGTATGTCTATAAATCTTCCAATGTCCTGTCTTGACTCCATAGCACTAGGATTTAGCTATGCTCGTGCCCATGACCTTTCTCCTTTAGCAACTGATATTCTTTCTAATACAAGTGGGAGCCTAGATGAGGGAGATGAAGGCGACTTGCCAGCCACCACCCCAGCTATTGAAAAAGCGCCTTCATTCCCAGAAGAAGCAGAGCAGGAAGAAAAAGATGAGGAAGAGCATGAACAAGAAACAGAAAAAGACACAGGGAAAGAAAGGTTTGAGTTGGAACCATTATGTGAGTCTCAGTATCCAGTTAAAGATTATTACAAGAATGGTACTATCATGGCACCAGACTTGCCAGAAATGCTAGATTTAACTAAACCTCGATCAAGGCTAGATTCAGATAGTGCAGAGGTAGATGTTGCTAGAAGAAAGTCTGGAGCTTCTGAGATCATTATTGATGAAGGAAGTGTACTCCAGCAAGCATCTGTAATTGAAGGAAGCAGCCTTCTTGTAAAGACAGATAGCCAGCAGGAAGAACTAGGCTACTGTGTGTTCAATAAATACACCGTCCCTCTTCCATCTCCAGTACAAGACAGTGAAAGTATGAGTGGGGGAATGTCTACTCTTTATGAAGGTCTCGCTGTAGACCCATCCATTATTCAGGTAAAACTGGCAGCAGCAGAAAAACTTGGAATAGAAATGCAGGAATCCAGCAGTGACACAGGGTCATTGGGGTGGGAGTCAGAGCAAGATAAAAAGTTTAGTGAGACAAAACTTGATACTGTCTTAGAAAAAGGAGAGGATTTGACTGAGTTAAAAGAATCATTAGGGACAGCGGAGATTACAGACAAAGTAGAAAGCACAGAGCCAGGCTTGAAAGACAAAGAAACCCCAGAGATAAAGAATGAAATAGATAAGATATCTGTTAAGGACTCCAAACCTGAAGAGATTGAAACAACCCCTGACTCTGTCCCTGAGAAGACAATGACAGAGGCATCCGAACAAGTCAAGCTATCTACAGAAGAAACACTCAGTCAAGAAGTTACTGAACCTTCCGAGTTGCAGGCACAAGAAGATAAAAAAGAAGCAGCTACTGAACCTCAAGTTACTGCAGAAGATGCCATCATAGTTAAAGTGATTTCTGATGAAGATGCAGCCACATTGAAGGAGGGAAGCAAACTTTCTGAACTTGATTTGAAGGAGAAAGGTGCAAAACCTGACTTAGTACATCAAGAGGCAGTTGACAAAGAAGAGTCTTATGAATCTAGTGGGGAACCAGAACAAGCTCAAGAGCCAACACAAGAAGGCTCCCAGAGTGCATCACCTGTAGATACTCAAAAAACAGATATTGAAGATAGCACCATGCAGATCAAACAAGAACCAATGGAGACACCTGTTTCTCTTACACAGGAGATAAAGCTTGAGGAGCCACAGGAAGCAGAGGAAAAAAAGGTGGAGGAACCTCATTTAGAGCAAACTACAGAGATAGtagaaaaaacagaagaaattgATCAGAAGATAATACAACCTGTGGATGAAGAATCTGATAAAGAGATACATGAGTTAGAGGTAACAGAGGAAAGTAGTAAAGACCTAACACAAGAAGTGCCAGAGGAAGCTGAGTTAGAGAATGTTGATAAAGAACCAGTTAAGGACCACACAGAAGAAATTAAAGGAATGATTGAGTCTGTGGTAACGGTGGAAGATGACTTTATTAAGATAGAGCAAACTACTGTGGATGAAGGTGAAACTGTGGCTCACAATGTCCGCTTTGCAGCAACTCAACCTGCTGAACTAGATGAGAAGCCCTtaacagaagaagaagaggaggagcaggaggaggaggaggaggaggaggaagtaatAGAAGAAGAATCCAATGAGGAGCCAAAAGAAGGATCACCTTGTATGCCAGCTTCTCCAGAAAGGGAGGAAACAGAATACAAGACAGAAACACAGGATGATTACAGAGATGAAACAACCATTGATGATTCCGTTCTGGATACAGATAGCATTTGGGTGGACACACAAGGTGAGTTACCATTCTATTTTTCTATTGGTTAGACAGTTTTAAAAAATTGTATCTATTGTACCAGATGGGTTCTCAAACAATATATTACCAGAATGGAGTTGCAGATCTAAAGCTAACCTCCAGCCAAAGATACAATAATAACATAAACTGATCATGTATATCTACTTTTTAGATCTGTGCTTTGTATGCATATTTTACATCAGAGCAATAACAGCTACACAAACCATTTAATCTATTGCACTTATTTATGTACAAAGCACATACTGGATTAGGTCCCAGCTAGTTTTAATACAGTTTTGCAGCCATGGGAATTCTGAATATGAAAGCAGAGTAATTCATGGGTCACTGCAACTCCAGTTGCACATAATAACATTTAGGAGAATTACACATTGGATAACATCTGTGATCAATGGCACTTGTGTATGAAATTTAGTGTGCCAAGGTCTACATTATGCAGTAGTTTAGAATCCAGATATGCATACACAGTCATATATTTTTGtggacaaaaaacaaaaagcaaaattaTAGAGAGAGACTTAATTTATATTTACTTTGATCTTCCGGAAATATACAGAACCTATTCAGCTGTAAATGTCATGCATCAGTGAGATGTGGAAAATTCAGTGTCTTCCTCTGGCAAGGGAATATTAAAAGCCCCATTCTACCTCCACCACTAAGTAATTCAGGAAAATGATCAAATGTGTTAATAATATTGATTACCTGTCTTCATCCAATATGTGTCCTGTTTGTACCTTAAAGTGTTACATGTGCACAACGTAAAACTGCAGTTTGTTTTCTGGATCTTGAATTGTAGGCACATGAACTGTTGTCAAAGATACGGAACATTCCATacgccagggttccatggaaccttaggATGccgaggttgctaggggttccttgagcaatgagcaatttctgtctctcagataaagTTTTCACtggcaccattgatctttttagctatctataaggggtaattcttcccaatgaccacaagtgtatgaagcattatttccactgaccatcacactaatgtatcatgagttgtagtcaTTTTTAACAGgggatccctgagaccagaaagttatttcaagggtatCTCTGTGTTGAAAGGGTTGAGGAAGGCTGCCGTAGGCTCTAAGTAACTGTGGTGTTTCCTTTGTCCCTCTGAGAAGCAGCAAAATCTCTACATATACTGGGGTGCCATGTGTAGTTTGAGAGCTCTACATAAATTTGTGTATTGACAATACCAATAATATTGGTTAGAGTAACAGAAATTCTACCCTTATAGTAAGGAAAAGTGATGCTCATTTTAACTCCCTCTGTGAAAAATTGCTGCTGTATTTTAGAAAGAAAAGGCGTTTGGCTTCAAAATGCCCTGCCATTGTTTTCCTATAATACTCCAGTAAAAAAGTGAGAATAGCTAACAGCAATGAAGTGTTTTCAGCACAAAGAACAGCTGTCAGCTCTCTGAGCTGGTGACAATGTGTAATTGCTAGTTTGTTAAGGAGAAGGGGTGTAACAGGTTAGCTGGCAGACAGATAAACAGCTTGGACTAACAAAATAATTTGTACTTTTGCTATATGATTTTTAATGAATCACTAAATCCAGAAATGCAGAATAATAAATGAACTGAAATGCAGAGAGAACATGTTTCTAGCAAGATGCAGTAACACTTATTGAGAAGCTTTAGTAGCgtaataaaaaaaacctttaatgtAGGCCTGATACCCACACAGTCGAATGAGACTGTTTTTTGGCTGAACTAATAATCCTGAAAATGAAGAAGTAATGTTGTTAGTGTTGTTAGGTAACAAATAAAAATGGGTGAACAGGCAGGATTTTATGCCCATGTACAGGACTGTAGAAATTCGGTAATGCCAAAGCCAGCAGAACTGCCACGCATGAGCAGTAGTGACGTCATCCCTGCCCAGCAATGAAAGCGGCCGGCATTCCATACCTGGAAGCTGGCTGCTCAGAGATGTCAGCAGCCAGCGGGGGGCTCCAGGCGTCTCACTGCTGGAGCCAAGGTGAATATAGTTCCGCTTtaattttatttaaagctgaaggcACACTGCTAAATACAAAGCTGAATACAAATATGGGAGCAGTTTTAACTGCCAAATAGTTTGTAATCATGTCCTTGTAGTTCTGATATTTAAACAGACCTGCCAAATAGCACAACCAGATTGTcgacctgacttttctctgctgtGGTTAAGTCATACAGCCTGGTCACCTCCCCATCCCCAGCCTGATTGTACAATAACAGAGCACCAACAGAGAAACAAACCAGTCCTTCtgttcattctgctctctcctcctgccaGCTTGTCTCTTGTCATGTACTGCAGCATAGCTGATTGACCTCTAATGCTGCCCTTTCCTCTCTCAGTTTTGTTGTACAGAGGGTTACAAGAAGCTGATaccaaattaaagtggaactaaacactcCTGTTCTTTAGAGCCAAGGAAGCAACCATCTTAGCATTTGTATGAGCTGCAGTTGCCATGGTACTGTACAAgtgctatgacaccagccatttgttgGCTCGACAGTTTGGGTGAGAGCTTACAATTTATTTATACATAATTATCATTCAGGACATGCAACTAATTGAATGTGACTGATTTGGGAGACAGTTAAATGGGTAGCTTTACTAGGTAACTATGGCCAAAAATCACAAAATACATATATGACAAAGTTTGTCAATAGCATTAACACTTAGCATTTCTGTTACATAGTTTTATTACCTGGTGACCCaactagtaagtctgttgtttatcaacttcctttaaccacttcagccccagaagaatttacccccttcctgaccagagcacttttttgcgattcagcactgcgtcgctttaactgacaattgcgcggtcgtgcgacgttgtacccaaacaaaattgacgtccttttttacccacaaatagagctttcttttggtggtatttgatcgcctctgtggtttttattttttgcgccataaacaaaagaatagtgacgatttcgaaaaaaaatgcattattttttactttttgctataataaatatcccagaaaaatatataaaaaaacaatttttttcctcagtttaggccgatatgtattcttctacatatttttggtaaaaaaaaatcacaataagcctatattgaatggtttgcacaaaagttatagcgtctacaaaataggggatagatttatagcatttttattattaatttttctttattagtaatggcggcaatctgcgatttttatcgggactgcgacattatggctgacacatcggacattattgacactatttcgggaccattgtca
Proteins encoded:
- the MAP2 gene encoding microtubule-associated protein 2 isoform X9, whose protein sequence is MTDNRQDEPKPSHWAPGQLTEASSLPHATDMKEQGGAGDGIVHSSNGIPFRETEERGYGERALQDSHPTSKENGINGEMPSADSETAAVEDTTNLPPSPPPSPASEQMGMVEEDLLSASKMGAQGHTDSVPSSVEVVEDIPSTKSKTEEEPKQDILASQVPEKDVKKPEKEDDKLPSALEMPSTDTVFEAPHGYSFSIEPCTPTSPEAEQDFMKAETESKDNLSTSPTSNVKENLFSSFPSSESSVPLSTVHDRGLVVKDELSLHTSMPMLVTDSFEKDVTDKTDFPQITKDSAIESFHSQLTQPEAESISILSAQMKEETPSSMTSSDVSSKVSDKQLDEKEDVHTKPGETIGEIDILPKQDETFSDKATDNEKQIKDKQEASAVDTFEIQDGKEIMLESPKEKSLPESKDDGKNVAEHKIKLEEDKSGMSTYFETSALKEEVLGDSVQQSSDYYELTDVKEPPYEAASIPHIAKDEDEAENDLAPVVEKKVRATHEVGYSTLTSGMMHANVSSGDRLFTIDPNIYADKSEFLSKNKDDLTLSRSLGLGGRSAIEQRSMSINLPMSCLDSIALGFSYARAHDLSPLATDILSNTSGSLDEGDEGDLPATTPAIEKAPSFPEEAEQEEKDEEEHEQETEKDTGKERFELEPLCESQYPVKDYYKNGTIMAPDLPEMLDLTKPRSRLDSDSAEVDVARRKSGASEIIIDEGSVLQQASVIEGSSLLVKTDSQQEELGYCVFNKYTVPLPSPVQDSESMSGGMSTLYEGLAVDPSIIQVKLAAAEKLGIEMQESSSDTGSLGWESEQDKKFSETKLDTVLEKGEDLTELKESLGTAEITDKVESTEPGLKDKETPEIKNEIDKISVKDSKPEEIETTPDSVPEKTMTEASEQVKLSTEETLSQEVTEPSELQAQEDKKEAATEPQVTAEDAIIVKVISDEDAATLKEGSKLSELDLKEKGAKPDLVHQEAVDKEESYESSGEPEQAQEPTQEGSQSASPVDTQKTDIEDSTMQIKQEPMETPVSLTQEIKLEEPQEAEEKKVEEPHLEQTTEIVEKTEEIDQKIIQPVDEESDKEIHELEVTEESSKDLTQEVPEEAELENVDKEPVKDHTEEIKGMIESVVTVEDDFIKIEQTTVDEGETVAHNVRFAATQPAELDEKPLTEEEEEEQEEEEEEEEVIEEESNEEPKEGSPCMPASPEREETEYKTETQDDYRDETTIDDSVLDTDSIWVDTQDDEGSIMTEAIEPIPKDKVEVQKAPIERHRKDKPIKTGRGRISTPERKITKREPCITSRDEVRRKKAVLKKAEIGKKSEVQTHSPSRKVILKPAVKQSRPAHQACVRRKPAGDRSVQFFANVAGKHDFGGDSQQMSSALRQTKDRSTDGVTKSPEKRSSLPRPSSLHPTRKIIPIDKEENSISTSTSVSSSVRRTTRSEPIWSRTGKSGTSTPTTPGSTAITPGTPPSYASRTPGTPGTPSYSRTPRTPGTPKSAMYVHSDKKVAILRTPPKSPATLKQMRVMNQPLPDLKNIKSKIGSTDNIRYQPKGGQVKILNEKIDFSAIQSRCGSKDNISHSAGGGQIHIVTKKIDLSHITSKCGSLRNIRHRPGGGNVRIESVKLDFKEKAQAKIGSLENAHHIPGGGNIKIDSQKLNFRDAAKARVDHGAEIITQSPGRSSVASPRRLSNVSSSGSINLLESPQLATLAEDVTAALAKQGL
- the MAP2 gene encoding microtubule-associated protein 2 isoform X13: MTDNRQDEPKPSHWAPGQLTEASSLPHATDMKEQGGAGDGIVHSSNGIPFRETEERGYGERALQDSHPTSKENGINGEMPSADSETAEEVSARIVQVVTADAVAVLRGEQEKEVQLKGPPGDLPLAVEDTTNLPPSPPPSPASEQMGMVEEDLLSASKMGAQGHTDSVPSSVEVVEDIPSTKSKTEEEPKQDILASQVPEKDVKKPEKEDDKLPSALEMPSTDTVFEAPHGYSFSIEPCTPTSPEAEQDFMKAETESKDNLSTSPTSNVKENLFSSFPSSESSVPLSTVHDRGLVVKDELSLHTSMPMLVTDSFEKDVTDKTDFPQITKDSAIESFHSQLTQPEAESISILSAQMKEETPSSMTSSDVSSKVSDKQLDEKEDVHTKPGETIGEIDILPKQDETFSDKATDNEKQIKDKQEASAVDTFEIQDGKEIMLESPKEKSLPESKDDGKNVAEHKIKLEEDKSGMSTYFETSALKEEVLGDSVQQSSDYYELTDVKEPPYEAASIPHIAKDEDEAENDLAPVVEKKVRATHEVGYSTLTSGMMHANVSSGDRLFTIDPNIYADKSEFLSKNKDDLTLSRSLGLGGRSAIEQRSMSINLPMSCLDSIALGFSYARAHDLSPLATDILSNTSGSLDEGDEGDLPATTPAIEKAPSFPEEAEQEEKDEEEHEQETEKDTGKERFELEPLCESQYPVKDYYKNGTIMAPDLPEMLDLTKPRSRLDSDSAEVDVARRKSGASEIIIDEGSVLQQASVIEGSSLLVKTDSQQEELGYCVFNKYTVPLPSPVQDSESMSGGMSTLYEGLAVDPSIIQVKLAAAEKLGIEMQESSSDTGSLGWESEQDKKFSETKLDTVLEKGEDLTELKESLGTAEITDKVESTEPGLKDKETPEIKNEIDKISVKDSKPEEIETTPDSVPEKTMTEASEQVKLSTEETLSQEVTEPSELQAQEDKKEAATEPQVTAEDAIIVKVISDEDAATLKEGSKLSELDLKEKGAKPDLVHQEAVDKEESYESSGEPEQAQEPTQEGSQSASPVDTQKTDIEDSTMQIKQEPMETPVSLTQEIKLEEPQEAEEKKVEEPHLEQTTEIVEKTEEIDQKIIQPVDEESDKEIHELEVTEESSKDLTQEVPEEAELENVDKEPVKDHTEEIKGMIESVVTVEDDFIKIEQTTVDEGETVAHNVRFAATQPAELDEKPLTEEEEEEQEEEEEEEEVIEEESNEEPKEGSPCMPASPEREETEYKTETQDDYRDETTIDDSVLDTDSIWVDTQDDEGSIMTEAIEPIPKDKVEVQKAPIERHRKDKPIKTGRGRISTPERKITKREPCITSRDEVRRKKAVLKKAEIGKKSEVQTHSPSRKVILKPAVKQSRPAHQACVRRKPAGGDSQQMSSALRQTKDRSTDGVTKSPEKRSSLPRPSSLHPTRKIIPIDKEENSISTSTSVSSSVRRTTRSEPIWSRTGKSGTSTPTTPGSTAITPGTPPSYASRTPGTPGTPSYSRTPRTPGTPKSAMYVHSDKKVAILRTPPKSPATLKQMRVMNQPLPDLKNIKSKIGSTDNIRYQPKGGQIHIVTKKIDLSHITSKCGSLRNIRHRPGGGNVRIESVKLDFKEKAQAKIGSLENAHHIPGGGNIKIDSQKLNFRDAAKARVDHGAEIITQSPGRSSVASPRRLSNVSSSGSINLLESPQLATLAEDVTAALAKQGL